From the Oncorhynchus keta strain PuntledgeMale-10-30-2019 chromosome 13, Oket_V2, whole genome shotgun sequence genome, the window TCAAGGTCAGTCACAAGAAGCACAACTACACACTTCTACAACTTACGCTATATAGAGATTTCTTTATTATGTCACATATTTTCTTTTCTAAAATGTACTTTTTAATTCTTGTTGTGAAGATCAACGGTGGCAGCCATTTCAATGTAATTCAATGAGGACAGTTGGTTTGTCTGTGTTAATGACATACCTCGGCCCAGGTTTTTTAATATCATATGATCTTGATTTTTACAAATTCAGAGTGGTAGAACAAAGGGCATTTCCTCTATCACCCAAGCTTCTTAAAATTAAACGTGGCACTATAGATGAAACTTCCTgtgaatatacactaccgttcaaaagtttggtcacttagaaatgtccttgtttttgaaagaaaagcattttttttggtccattaaaataacatcaaattgatcggaaatacagtgtagacattgttaatgttgtaaatgactattgtagctggaaacggctgatttttttaatggaatatctacatagccgtacagaggtccattatcagcaaccatccctccagtgttccaatggcacgttctGTTAGCTAATCCCAGTTTATCATTTATAAAGGCTAATtgattagaaaacccttttgcaattatgttagcacagctgaaaactggccttctttagactagttgagtatctggagctacagcatttgtgggtttgattacaggctcaagatggccagaaacaaagacatttcttctgaaactcatcagtctattcttgttctgagaaatgaaggctattctatgtgagaaattgacaagaaactgaagatctcgtacaacgctgtgtactactcactTCACAggacagcgcaaactgtctctaaccagaatagaaagaggagtgggaggccccggtgcacaactgagcaagaggacaagtacattagtgtctagtttgagaaataggtgcctcacaagttctcaactggcagcttcattaaatagtacccgcaaaactccagtctcaacgtcaacagtgaagaggtgactccgggatgctggccatctaggcagagttcctctgtccagtgtctgtgttcttttgcccatcttaatcttgtattttttattggccagtctgagatatggctttttatttgcaactctgcctagaaggccagcatcccggagtcacctcttcactgttggtgTTGAGACTGGTGGTTTTTGTTTTAAAAAACAgaagtttccagctacaataatcatttacgacattaacaatgtctacactgtatttctgatcaatttgatgttattttaatggaccaaaaaaaaagcttttctttaaaaacaaCATGACATTTCTAAATGACACCAAACCTGTCCTGTTTATCTGTGTCACCCTAAACCTGCTCAGCCTGACCCCTCTATGTGATGTGATCTAGATGTTCGTTTCAGGGTGACTGCCTTCAACCTTCAGCCTGGATCTCCATCTCTGAGGACTCCCAACAACAGAACATGGTCTCTTACCAGGTGGAGAAGAGCAGCAGTGGAGAGAGGATCACACTCACTGTCAAGGTCCACCTGAATGTGAATGGGACAGGAAGTCTCACCTTCACCTGTAACTTCTTCAATAAAAGAGGTGATCTGTGTGACAGGACAAGCCCCGCTCCAGCTTTTCCGCAATGCTCCTGCCTGTTCTCCAGCGACCAGCTTCCTGCTGAAGGTAACCTTTCACCTTCTAACTCTCCTGTAGATTTCCCATTGACAAATTGGAGCATCTTGCTTAGAGATTGTTTCCCTGTGTTCTCCCACATAGGTTTGAATGTCACAGTGAAGATAAGAGTGGGGAAGCAGAACTTTGCTGAGAAACTGATGCTCACGAACTGTTCAGACATCACTGGACCAGctacctctgccctgtcagtcaGAAATCCCAGATCTGTCATGCTACGCCTCAGCACCATCATATAGCTATGTTTCAACCTACTTGTTTAGACCTACTTCAATATTTACTCTAAATACATCTTTTAAATGATATGTTGGGCAGATTGTGTTACACACTTGCCTTTCTGTATGTTATAGATTTGTTAGTCCACATTTTGCCTGAGTAACAGATGGTACACATGCTTATGATTAAACTCAGTGTAGTATTCTcattcctgtctctgtgtctctcaggtgTTCTCAGTGCATGACAGCTGGATGTAGCTGGAGTAATGATGTCTGCTCCTGGACAACCAGGTCTGCCAACTCAGACCCCATacaggtatctctctctctctctctctctctctctctctctctctctctctctctctctctctctctctctctctctctctctctctctctctctctctctctctctctctctctctctctctctctctctctctctctctctctctctctctctctctctctctctctctctctctctctctctctctctctctctctctctctctctctctctctctctctctctctctctctctctctctctctctctctctctctctctctctctctctctctctctctctctctctctctctctctctctctctctctctctctctctctctctctctctctctctctctctctcacacacacacacacacacacccccgtcTTTGAGGGTGTTCATCTCGCAACTTCTTCACCATGTGTGTTCCTGTATCTTGTTCATCAACCCTCTCTCACTTCCTTCCCCAGGACGTGTGCAGACTCAGCCAGTCAGGTTTGAACTACTCTGTAAGTCCATCCTGCTGATCACAGCCTTTTCCTCTTCATCAGCATCTCTCAGTGGATCTTATGTCCCTTATAGGGAAGTTTGATCTCAGAACAGGGAACTAAGTTCGTATGTATGTGGGGTTTTTTGTGCGCAAGTttgcgtgtgtgtctgcatgtgacACAGAGTGGACTTGAAGTGGTCTGAGATTTTCACGGTGACATTCACAGTCATTTCATGCAAAGTACCTATCACATAGCTTAGGACATCTGTTATGTGACAAGGACAAAGATTTCTTGTATATGGTCACTACAACCTATACACTACCAAAACAAATATGTGTTCACACGTGTGTCGTAAGCtacttacatacatacatacatacatacatacatacatacatacatacatacatacatacatacatacatacatacatacatacatacatacatacatacatacatacatacatacatacagtaactTATTTCAACAGCTAAAACAGTGTTAACATCTGAACTTTAATAACCCCGAAAGATCCATTATAGTGTCTGTATTTGAGATGTTTTCATGGGATTACTTTGTTATCATGCTCCTCACAGTTTGAATGAAATGTGAATAATTGAATTCGATGTGATGAATAtagctgtgtgtgtttggtggtgAAGGAATTGTTTGTTCCTTATAGGGTTTGGTGTTTGTAAAGTGTCATAAAGTTCCTTTGGCCTTATCAAacctcactctctcacactcgctCTCGAAAGCTAAGATTGAGGACAAAATGAAGACACTCAAATGGATGTCTACCAATGCCAAGATACTGTATTCAGTTAGACAGAGCAATATTAAGCATTTTTcgggggtatgatatttatgcctctaaCTTTGTCACTCATCATTAATTACCAAAACTAAAGACCAAGCCTACAGCCACAAACACATATTTAGTTTCACTTGTCTTTATCAGAAAtattgtctgtgtctgtctctgtgtctgtttgtttgtcagGAGCCAGTGATCTTTTCCATAAAGCCCAGTGTTCTGTCCTTCCATGGGAGAAACCATGCCTTGATGAATGGAGAGAACCTGGATCATGTGACCAAGGTTCGCATCCAAGGGCACATGAACTGCAGTCTCAAGGAGTGAGTCAAAGTGGACAATCGGTTGAATATGATTTGTTTTCTAATGATGCAAACATCATTTTTTGAGATACATAAAAGGTGGATTATTTAAATCAATGCTTTTAAACAATGATTTCGATGGGTTTTTTCCACTGGTGCTCAATTCATGAAAACCTAATGCCTTACCACTGTGTTTTTGTAAAGTGTGTATCTAAcctgtttagtgtgtgtatcacATGGTCAGGTCTCCAGTGTGGAACCACACTGGGTCCAGTCTGACGTTCCACATCCCCAGTGGAGACAAaggttctgtcagtgtgtgtgccgTGCTGCCAGACGGTCGCTGTCTGGGCAAGGCCACTGTCACCTATGGGTCCTCACCATCCTGCACTGGGCTAACACCAAGCATTACCTGGGCTaggtaaaaacacacacaaacacacccacatagGTACGCACATATGATCAGAattgttatacacacacacacacacacacacacacacacacacacacacacacacacacacacacacacacacacacacacacacacacacacacacacacacacacacacacacacacacacacacacacacacacacacaagctataCAGAGGTTAAGAAACATGCCTGTAACTCGTTTCCACATATGGCTACTGGCCATGGTGTTGTCTGATGGGAAAAGAAAGTGGGCCGCTTCCCAGAAGTTGCTTCATTCAACAGTGTTTTAATAGATGTTtcatttccctctttctctcaactGCTCAGCACTGGCTTCCCTTTTTGCTTTTGGTAGCTCTCTAAAGCAGATTCTTCATGTTTGGTTAGCTAGTTTTACTTAATTTATTCTGTCAAATGCTTTGTTTTGTGTTAcaactttttttttctttctctggcTTATTTAAATAATGCTGATGGGACATGACTACAATTCCCATCAGCACGCTAGGTGTGACCAACAACCCTCCTCTGATTGGTTGATTTTGTATGTGTCCTGCAGTGGGAAGAGGAAGATCAAGGTCCACGGGTCCCATCTGGAGTTTGTGGAGGAGGTTGTTCATGACCACGCCCCTCAGACCATCCATACCACCTACAGCTCTGGGGTAGGCATCTTAATAGACTGATTTAAATGATTTCTTGACTAAGCGTCATGTATTTACCCACTTACGTAACCAGTCAGCAACCTAATATGAACCTAatatacacacacctcaccaaaCTTTGACCTTCACACAACACAGAAATCAGTCATGGGGGCCTCAATATCTGAGGTATTCTAATTCATGTTGTTGGTGTTTTTAGAATCTGTGGTACCACACACCTCCCTTTGAACACATTAACCAGCCAGTCACCTCCACTGTGTCTCTGAGAGTGGCCAATCAGACACTGGCCTGCTCATCACAGCTCACCTACCATCCCGACCCAGAATTCACCAGCTACACCGCAATCAAGACAGGAAATGACATGCGTGTCACCATTGaggtatacatacacacatgcacatgcatggaggcacggatacacacacatatGTATTTTGGTagcacactccctctctctttctcattcattcatacacacacattccatttctatttttatttcagaAAAGGGCTGACAAGTTGAACATCACCACAGAAGAGATCTTAGTGTTTGGTGTTCAGGAGGAGAACCAGGATGTAGAGTGTGTCATGCAAACCATCGAGACGAGCAACGAGACTGACTCTGTCATCTGTGAGATAAAGAACACTCCCAACTTTAACATCAATTCACTGAGGGTAAACCTCTTATTCAGATAAATCTAAAAAAGGCTGTTAATTGCTCTTGGAAACTCCGAATCAGAACTGTCCTTGGAAATAGTATTTTACAGTCAACATGCATTATGATGTGCTTGTTTTTCAGATAAGAGTTGGAAACTTCACCAAAATGCTTTTGCCAAAACAAGCTGCACCTTCACTGCTAATCATCCTTGTGCTTATACCCATCatcattgtggtcattgtgggTAAGTATTCACCTTCATCAACTTTGTTTTGACTTAGTGTCTCAAGACAGACTGTAAATGTCCAATCAAGTAGCTGGCACACAAGATTTGGTTCTGAAATGAGGTCTGACCTGGTTTGGTTGAATAGGTTTAggtatggtggtgtgtgtgtgaataaagcTCTTGTCCTGTCCTGATCAGGTGCGGTGTTGTATTCCTACAATAAACAGAGGAAAATGGCGGCACAAATGAACAAGCAGCTGGATCAGCTGGAGTGTGACATCAGAAATGACATCAGACAAGGTCAGTCGTCGTGGACACACCGACCTTGATTTATATTCTTAaatcacacacagacagggaaacACACTCATACTCACTGATGCACCAAATTGGCATCATACATGGATTTTAACAGAGTCAAGGCCCATGACTACCACCCACATGCAAATCACAGATAGGGTTCATACGGTATAGTTACACCAAAAAGAAACACCTTTACTTACCCTTCTGTTCTCTAGGATTTGTGGATATGCAGACGGAAAAGTGTGATTTAATTGAGAACGTTGGAGCCATCCCTTTCTTGGACTACAAGCACTTTGCTTCCAGGATCTTCTTCCCTGACGTACGTAGGAGCAGAGCACAGAACAGAGTCAATGCAGTATACCTAATACAGTCTGCTTTAAGATAAGACATGTTGTATTAAATGGACAGATAGGTTGTGTTTTTATGTTCATAGTTCGTCCTATTGTTTCTATTAGGGTGGACCTGTGATGACCTCCTGTATCAAAGACATTGGCCAGGTGAGATTTGATTTAAAACCGTATGTGAAATATGCTCGTCTGACTGCCATAACATGACTTTATCAATGACTGGAAGGGAAACGGAGGATGTAATAGATTTCCATAAGTGGCTAACATCTGTCCTGTGGTCAGGACGCTGTGAAGGTGCAGCCAGACGAGAGCTGTCAGGCCCTGTCCAGACTGATCCGGGATCAGGTGTTCCTCACCTCCTTCGTCCACGCTCTGGAGGAGCAGAAGAACTTCAACGTCAAGGAGAAGTGAGTCagtgaggacaggacaggacacaattTAGGCCAAGTGTCACTTAGCTGGTTTGGGTATAGGATATACGACAGATAAggttaatgtactgtatatagtacagTAGAAATGGTTTAGGTGTCATTTAAGTCATTATGGATGAGCAGGTTGGCGTCTAGAGCAGGTAATAGTGATGTCATAAGTCTGAGGTATGTTGTGTCCTACAAGGTGTGCGGTGGCCTCCCTGCTGACCGTGTCCCTCCACGGTGACCTGCCCTACCTGACCCAGGTGATGGAGGAACTACTCAGGGCTCTGATGGAGCAGCCCAGTAACTCCCAGCCCAAACTCATGCTGCGACGTACCGAGTCCATCGTAGAGAAGCTGCTCACCAACtggatgtccatctgtctctacGGCTTCCTCAGGGTCAGTCCGTCTGTCTCTACGGCTTCCTCGGGGTCAGTCCGTCTGCCTCTACGGCTTCGTCGGGGTCGGTCGGTCTGCCTCTACGGCTTCGTCGGGGTCGGTCGGTCTGCCTCTACGGCTTCGTCGGGGTCGGTCGGTCTGCCTCTACGGCTTCGTCGGGGTCGGTCGGTCTGCCTCTACGGCTTCCTCGGGGTCCATCCGTTTGCCTCTACGGCTTCCTTGGGGTCAGTCCGTCTGCCTCTACGGCTTGGTCGGGGTCGGTCGGTCTGCCTCTACGGCTTCGTCGGGGTCGGTCGGTCTGCCTCTGCGGCTTCCTTGGGGTCCATCCGTTTGCCTCTCAGGCTTCCTCGGGGTCAGTCCGTCTGCCTCTACGTCCTCGGGGTCAGTCCGTCTGACTCTCGGTCGGTCTGCCTCTACGGCTTCGTCGGGGTCGGTCGGTCTGCCTCTACGGCTTCGTCGGGGTCGGTCGGTCTGCCTCTGCGGCTTCCTCGGGGTCCATCCGTTTGCCTCTACGGCTTCCTTGGGGTCAGTCCGTCTGCCTCTACGGCTTCGTCGGGGTCCATCCGTTCGCCTCTACGGCTTGGTCGGGGTCGGTCGGTCTGCCTCTACGGCTTCGTCGGGGTCGGTCGGTCTGCCTCTACGGCTTCGTCGGGGTCCATCCGTTCGCCTCTACGGCTTCGTTGGCGTCGGTCGGTCTGCCTCTACGGCTTCGTCGGGACGGTCGGTCTGCCTCTACGGCTTCGTCGGGGTCGGTCGGTCTGCCTCTACGGCTTCGTCGGGGACGGTCGGTCTGCCTCTCAGGCTTCGTCGGGGACGGTCGGTCTGCCTCTGCGGCTTCGTCGGGGTCCATCCGTTTGCCTCTCAGGCTTCCTCGGGGTCCATCCGTCTATCTATATCAGTCTATATTTATTATTTTCTTTCTACTTCTATCAAAGCCTTATTCATTCATATTGTATGTATTTATTAGCCTTCATGTCATTATGGTTAGCTCacagtacatttttatttttctCTCACACATTTCCACGTGTGTTTGAGTGTCTATGTAAATGAGTGTCTGATTTTGTAACTTTTCATACGAGTGCATGTAAATGAGTCATACCTAATTGCACATGTGAATAccggtttgtgtgtgtttaactgagctgtgtgtgttgtgtcccaACAGGAGAGCGTGggccagccccttttcctgctggTGTGTGCCCTGACCCAGCAGATGTCTAAAGGCCCAGTGGACTCAGTCACAGAAAAGGCTCTTTACACACTTAACGAAGACTGGTTACTGTGGCAGGCTCAGGACTTCAGCccaatggtacacatacacacacacacacgagagaggtAGTTGGCAGTTCCTCCTTTATGTTTTGTTTGTTGCCAGAAAAGTTGTGGTTAGAGGAGCTAGTCTGTTAGAAAACATATCTCAGTATGCTGGGGCAAAAGTAGATGGGTTGAAAGTGATGTTACCCTCACAAAGATCCTCACATGCGATGTTGACAGGGGAAACTATTGCTGATTTAGGAAGCTATTAGTAGATATGGCCTCCGCTTTGGCACATTTCTCAGTTTGTCTCTCAGACTCGAAAGATGAACCCTTTTAAATTAAAGAAACGAGTCTAGAAGTAAATTAATCAGAGCCAAAATGGACGCGAACTGTAGTCTTTATAAGCACAGGTTGAGCCATATGGTAATCCTGCTGAGACAGTTGCTCAGTGGTTTCTTATGTATGAAGTCCATCAAGTGATATACACAGACATGTGGCTTTTTAAAGCTTTAGCTAACTGTGTGGTTTCCCTGACCCAAGTAGAAAGATAGTGGGAATGAAGGTTAGCTTCAGGGGTTAGCCACACACTGATGAATATATCTCATCTCACGTTTATTTTTCTAACCCAAACCTCATGCAAGTAGCCTACATCAtgatgtatgtgtgtctgtctgaccgcgccctccaccctccatcccagAGGCTACAGGTGCTGTTTGCTGTGGGAACAGACGGAGAGGTCAGTGAGCCTCTGGAGGTCAGTGCTCTGGACTGTGACACGGTGGAGCAGGTCAAGGAGAAGATCCTCCTGGCCTTCAAGACCAAGTTTGGCTTCCCCTACAACACCCCTCTCCGACAGATGCACATCGGTCAGTTGTAGTACCTCATGTGTCCAAGACATTAGGAGAGAATGGAAGAGTGATGAGTGAATTATGACTCTAAAAGCAAATTAAACATCTTGATCGATCATACTTTCTTTCAAAGGaatgacttctctctctctgtttcttgaactctgcAGAGTATGAGAAGGATGGAAGGTTTGTCTCACTGAAGGAGGTGGATGCCAGCTCAGGGGTTCTAGGAGAAGTGACCATGCTCAACACACTCAAGCACTACAAGGTTAAGAACACTACCAAGATTCCTGATACAGGAAATAAGCCTAATCTCACGTTCAATATTTCTCAATCTCAAATCAGCATCTAGGACAGAGAATAtatacattggggcaaaaaagtatttagtcagccaccaattgtgcaagttctcccacttaaaaagatgagagaggtctgtaatttgcatcataggtacacttcaactatgacagacaaaatgagaaaaaaatccagaaaatcacattgtaggattttttatgaatttatttgcacattatgatggaaaataagtatttggtcacctacaaacaagcaagatttctggctctcacagacctgtaacttcttctttaagaggctcctctgtcctccactcattacctgtattaatggcacacgtttgaacttgttatcagtataaaagacacctttccacaacctcaaacagtcacaatcCAAACTCCACTacggccaagaccaaagagctgtcaaaggacaccagaaacaaaattgtagacctgcaccaggctgggaagactgaatctgcaataggtaagcagcttggattgaagaaatcaactgtgggagcaataattaggaaatggaagacatacaagaccactgataatctccctcgatctggggttccacgcaagatctcaccccgtggggtcaaaatgatcacaagaacggtgagcaaaaatcccagaaccacacggggggacctagtgaatgacctgcagagagctgggaccaaagtaacaaagcctaccatcagtaacacactacgccgccagggactcaaatcctgcagtgccagacagcAGTGTccacctgcttaagccagtacatgtccaggcccgtctgaagtttgctagagagcatttggatgatccagaagaagattgggagaatgtcatatggtcagatgaaaccaaaatataactttttggtaaaaactcaactcgtcgtgtttggaggacaaagaatgctgagttgcatctaaagaacaccatacctactgtgaagcatgggggtggaaacatcatgctttggggctgtttttctgcaaagggaccaagaAAGAATAAATGGGGCcttgtatcgtgagattttgagtgaaaacctccttccatcagcaagggcattgaagatgaaacgtggctgggtctttcagcatgacaatgatcccaaacacaccgcccgggcaacgaaggagtggcttcgtaagaagcatttcaaggtcctggagtggcctagccagtctccagatctcaaccccatagaaaatctttggagggagttgaaagtccgtgttgcccagcaacagccccaaaacatcactgctctagaggagatctgcatggaggaataggccaaaataccagcaacagagtgtgaaaaccttgtgaagacttacagaaaacgtttgacctctgtcattgccaacaaagtattgagataaacttttgttattgaccaaatacttattttccaccataatttgcaaataattcattaaaaatcctactatgtcattttctggattttttttctcattttgtctgtcatagttgaagtgtacctatgatggaaattacagacctcgctcatctttttaagtgggagaacttgcacaattggtgg encodes:
- the LOC118392392 gene encoding plexin-C1-like isoform X3; translation: MTYEMKAVFWGVLLACVDWGWGQENLTFDGDVRDFAISDRSVYVVTDDRLYQLDHDFTKVIKRDTPNVVYPNQEVPPSEETYPFKVNILLPFIKNKTLITCGTTKCGYCEILDLNEISKSVHSENIEVGSLDPGDSTIGFIVDLGTNSYIMTGRLQSRVRKACANSDQLLDLRNTLEGQHGGIFSDSDESTTPYIDARQKEKFQFVDGFQSNSHIYVFSNVPQERQVRVIWFKSENSKTNTLRYFQGATLKCCGNTERRELLSSSVIQGSGGLHGQVLWAGVFTSGNTSDPINTVLAIYNISSTGPQLKYNDPDFCYKGCAEALPTGTTQDGTTQDGTTQDLHPETVVFKYSSMTSVLAVRHNSWLVFFIGTGDGQLIKLAVDKAYKPACPRVLYKSDDDRRVFPKMHLDPVDRKHVYMALRNQMVRVPVAQCSEHKSLKDCWSAQDPFCGWCESRCSFQGDCLQPSAWISISEDSQQQNMVSYQVEKSSSGERITLTVKVHLNVNGTGSLTFTCNFFNKRGDLCDRTSPAPAFPQCSCLFSSDQLPAEGLNVTVKIRVGKQNFAEKLMLTNCSDITGPATSALCSQCMTAGCSWSNDVCSWTTRSANSDPIQDVCRLSQSGLNYSEPVIFSIKPSVLSFHGRNHALMNGENLDHVTKVRIQGHMNCSLKESPVWNHTGSSLTFHIPSGDKGSVSVCAVLPDGRCLGKATVTYGSSPSCTGLTPSITWASGKRKIKVHGSHLEFVEEVVHDHAPQTIHTTYSSGNLWYHTPPFEHINQPVTSTVSLRVANQTLACSSQLTYHPDPEFTSYTAIKTGNDMRVTIEKRADKLNITTEEILVFGVQEENQDVECVMQTIETSNETDSVICEIKNTPNFNINSLRIRVGNFTKMLLPKQAAPSLLIILVLIPIIIVVIVGAVLYSYNKQRKMAAQMNKQLDQLECDIRNDIRQGFVDMQTEKCDLIENVGAIPFLDYKHFASRIFFPDGGPVMTSCIKDIGQPDESCQALSRLIRDQVFLTSFVHALEEQKNFNVKEKCAVASLLTVSLHGDLPYLTQVMEELLRALMEQPSNSQPKLMLRRTESIVEKLLTNWMSICLYGFLRESVGQPLFLLVCALTQQMSKGPVDSVTEKALYTLNEDWLLWQAQDFSPMRLQVLFAVGTDGEVSEPLEVSALDCDTVEQVKEKILLAFKTKFGFPYNTPLRQMHIEYEKDGRFVSLKEVDASSGVLGEVTMLNTLKHYKVPDGASIKVLSKTHPSLSPQSSLKDDQNYSTKYFHLIDPDIDQDQKKNPERKKLKLKEVYLTKLLSTKVAVHSFVENLFRTIWGTPNLKTPPAIKYFFDFLDAQGESKRISDQDVLHIWKTNSLPLRFWVNILKNPQFVFDMEKTPPLDGCLSVIAQAFMDSFSLAEKQLGKHDPTNKLLYAKDISQYKQEVRAYYKQVRDQPPISSSEFKEFLHKESKKHENEFNESAALRELYKYMQLYFDEIKLKLDQNGAPVELKEQLQHVKSLFDSLKSCSWN
- the LOC118392392 gene encoding plexin-C1-like isoform X2, with amino-acid sequence MTYEMKAVFWGVLLACVDWGWGQENLTFDGDVRDFAISDRSVYVVTDDRLYQLDHDFTKVIKRDTPNVVYPNQEVPPSEETYPFKVNILLPFIKNKTLITCGTTKCGYCEILDLNEISKSVHSENIEVGSLDPGDSTIGFIVDLGTNSYIMTGRLQSRVRKACANSDQLLDLRNTLEGQHGGIFSDSDESTTPYIDARQKEKFQFVDGFQSNSHIYVFSNVPQERQVRVIWFKSENSKTNTLRYFQGATLKCCGNTERRELLSSSVIQGSGGLHGQVLWAGVFTSGNTSDPINTVLAIYNISSTGPQLKYNDPDFCYKGCAEALPTGTTQDGTTQDGTTQDLHPETVVFKYSSMTSVLAVRHNSWLVFFIGTGDGQLIKLAVDKAYKPACPRVLYKSDDDRRVFPKMHLDPVDRKHVYMALRNQMVRVPVAQCSEHKSLKDCWSAQDPFCGWCESRCSFQGDCLQPSAWISISEDSQQQNMVSYQVEKSSSGERITLTVKVHLNVNGTGSLTFTCNFFNKRGDLCDRTSPAPAFPQCSCLFSSDQLPAEGLNVTVKIRVGKQNFAEKLMLTNCSDITGPATSALCSQCMTAGCSWSNDVCSWTTRSANSDPIQDVCRLSQSGLNYSEPVIFSIKPSVLSFHGRNHALMNGENLDHVTKVRIQGHMNCSLKESPVWNHTGSSLTFHIPSGDKGSVSVCAVLPDGRCLGKATVTYGSSPSCTGLTPSITWASGKRKIKVHGSHLEFVEEVVHDHAPQTIHTTYSSGNLWYHTPPFEHINQPVTSTVSLRVANQTLACSSQLTYHPDPEFTSYTAIKTGNDMRVTIEKRADKLNITTEEILVFGVQEENQDVECVMQTIETSNETDSVICEIKNTPNFNINSLRIRVGNFTKMLLPKQAAPSLLIILVLIPIIIVVIVGAVLYSYNKQRKMAAQMNKQLDQLECDIRNDIRQGFVDMQTEKCDLIENVGAIPFLDYKHFASRIFFPDGGPVMTSCIKDIGQVQPDESCQALSRLIRDQVFLTSFVHALEEQKNFNVKEKCAVASLLTVSLHGDLPYLTQVMEELLRALMEQPSNSQPKLMLRRTESIVEKLLTNWMSICLYGFLRESVGQPLFLLVCALTQQMSKGPVDSVTEKALYTLNEDWLLWQAQDFSPMRLQVLFAVGTDGEVSEPLEVSALDCDTVEQVKEKILLAFKTKFGFPYNTPLRQMHIEYEKDGRFVSLKEVDASSGVLGEVTMLNTLKHYKVPDGASIKVLSKTHPSLSPQSSLKDDQNYSTKYFHLIDPDIDQDQKKNPERKKLKLKEVYLTKLLSTKVAVHSFVENLFRTIWGTPNLKTPPAIKYFFDFLDAQGESKRISDQDVLHIWKTNSLPLRFWVNILKNPQFVFDMEKTPPLDGCLSVIAQAFMDSFSLAEKQLGKHDPTNKLLYAKDISQYKQEVRAYYKQVRDQPPISSSEFKEFLHKESKKHENEFNESAALRELYKYMQLYFDEIKLKLDQNGAPVELKEQLQHVKSLFDSLKSCSWN